Proteins encoded by one window of Emticicia oligotrophica DSM 17448:
- a CDS encoding RNA polymerase sigma factor → MNTTEQNKELQQTINGERQRLLGFIRQRVPSLADAEDVMQDVFYELVEMYRLTKPIDQTVSWLFTVARNKINDFYRQKKTDAIEEMVQSINDDNEQISLFELLPDASTQDPMMRETILEALGDALEELPAHQRLVFEMHELEDKSFKEISEITGVKVNVLISEKRQAILFLRDKLRYLYEDLFE, encoded by the coding sequence ATGAATACAACCGAACAAAATAAAGAACTACAACAAACCATCAACGGCGAGCGTCAGCGACTGTTGGGCTTTATCCGACAGCGGGTACCTTCGTTGGCCGATGCCGAAGATGTGATGCAAGATGTTTTTTATGAATTGGTAGAAATGTATCGACTTACTAAACCTATCGACCAGACAGTTTCTTGGCTTTTTACTGTTGCACGAAATAAAATAAATGATTTTTACCGTCAAAAAAAGACAGATGCTATTGAAGAAATGGTACAAAGTATCAACGATGACAACGAACAGATTTCATTATTTGAGTTACTTCCTGATGCTTCTACCCAAGACCCAATGATGCGAGAAACAATCTTAGAAGCTTTGGGAGATGCTCTTGAAGAGCTTCCTGCACATCAAAGATTGGTTTTTGAAATGCACGAATTGGAAGATAAATCTTTCAAAGAAATTTCAGAAATCACGGGGGTAAAAGTAAATGTTTTAATTTCGGAAAAGAGGCAAGCCATATTATTTCTAAGAGATAAGTTAAGGTATTTGTACGAAGATTTATTTGAATAA